Proteins from a single region of Macrotis lagotis isolate mMagLag1 chromosome 2, bilby.v1.9.chrom.fasta, whole genome shotgun sequence:
- the PLSCR3 gene encoding phospholipid scramblase 3 produces MAGYLPPKGYAPSPPYPVTQSASYSNPAPVPGHIVNLFPSPGPVAPLEPEPVTVPFLQLPGVPSGLEFLVQIDQILIHQKIEQVKAFFGWDICNRYELHSGVGLPLGQAVEESSCCARLCCGARRPMRIRVADPSNREVLHLIRPLHCGSCCFPCCLQELEVQAPPGTTVGHVLQTWHPFLPKFSIQDADRQTLLRVVGPCCAFGCGSDTNFEVKTKDESRSVGRISKQWGGIVPEALTDADQFGLQFPLDLDVRLKAVLLGAAFLIDCVFFEKPRDANPGPSVITS; encoded by the exons ATGGCAG GTTATTTACCCCCCAAAGGCTATGCTCCATCACCCCCATACCCAGTGACCCAGTCTGCCTCATATTCCAATCCTGCACCTGTCCCAGGCCATATTGTcaacctcttcccttcccctggtCCTGTGGCCCCCCTGGAACCAGAACCAGTTACTGTTCCCTTCCTGCAGTTGCCTGGGGTCCCTTCTGGCCTGGAATTTCTTGTACAG ATTGATCAGATCCTGATTCATCAGAAGATTGAGCAGGTGAAAG CATTTTTTGGCTGGGATATTTGTAACCGATATGAGCTACATTCTGGAGTAGGGCTACCACTGGGTCAAGCAGTTGAGGAAAGCAGCTGCTGTGCCCGTCTCTGCTGTGGGGCTCGCCGGCCCATGCGTATTCGTGTGGCTGATCCCAGTAACCGTGAGGTCCTGCACTTGATCCGCCCTCTGCATTGTGGGTCCTGCTGCTTCCCCTGTTGTCTTCAGGAG CTGGAAGTACAGGCTCCCCCTGGCACAACTGTTGGGCATGTACTACAGACCTGGCATCCCTTCCTGCCCAAGTTCTCAATTCAGGATGCAGATCGCCAGACACTGCTTCGAGTTGTGGGGCCATGCTGTGCCTTTGGTTGTGGCAGTGACACCAACTTTGAG GTGAAGACTAAAGATGAATCTCGGAGTGTGGGTCGGATCAGTAAGCAGTGGGGAGGCATTGTGCCAGAGGCTCTCACAGATGCAGACCAATTTGGCCTACAGTTTCCCCTGGACCTTGATGTTCGATTGAAGGCTGTGTTGCTGGGGGCAGCCTTTCTCATT GATTGCGTGTTTTTTGAGAAGCCAAGAGATGCGAATCCGGGGCCCTCAGTCATCACCAGTTAG
- the TMEM256 gene encoding transmembrane protein 256, whose amino-acid sequence MAGLGAAFRRLGAVSGASALGLATYGAHGANIQDPYRKELFEKTNKHHFFHSLALLCVPLCRKPIWAGTLLTSGISFFCGSFYYQALTGDTMAMPIAPVGGSLLILGWLTLAL is encoded by the exons ATGGCCGGACTGGGAGCTGCGTTCCGCCGCTTGGGCGCCGTGTCCGGAGCCAGCGCCTTGGGCTTGGCCACTTACGGGGCGCATG GTGCGAACATCCAGGACCCCTACCGTAAGGAG ctttttgagAAAACCAACAAACACCACTTCTTTCACAGTCTGGCTCTGCTCTGCGTCCCCCTTTGTAGGAAACCGATTTGG GCAGGGACTCTGCTTACCTCTGGAATCTCCTTCTTCTGTGGCAGCTTTTACTACCAGGCCCTGACAGGAGACACCATGGCAATGCCAATTGCCCCTGTGGGGGGCTCCCTGCTGATTCTTGGCTGGCTCACCCTAGCTCTTTGA
- the NLGN2 gene encoding neuroligin-2 isoform X1, with product MWLLVLCLVGLVGAQRGGGGPIGGIPGGPGEERFPVVGTAYGRVRGVRRELNNEILGPVMQFLGVPYATPPLGARRFQPPEAPASWPGVRNATALPPACPQNLHGALPAIMLPVWFTDNLEAAAGYVQNQSEDCLYLNLYVPTEDGPITKKRDESTLNPPPPDTDIRDSGKKPVMLFLHGGSYMEGTGNMFDGSVLAAYGNVIVVTLNYRLGVLGFLSTGDQAAKGNYGLLDQIQALRWLSENVGHFGGDPERITIFGSGAGASCVNLLILSHHSEGLFQKAIAQSGTAISSWSVNYQPLKYTQLLAAKVGCNQEENAEVVECLRRKPSRELVDQDVQPARYHIAFGPVVDGDVVPDDPEILMQQGEFLNYDMLIGVNQGEGLKFVEDSAESEDGVSASAFDFTVSNFVDNLYGYPEGKDVLRETIKFMYTDWADRDNGEMRRKTLLALFTDHQWVAPAVATAKLHADYQSPVYFYTFYHHCQAEGRPEWADAAHGDELPYVFGVPMVGATDLFPCNFSKNDVMLSAVVMTYWTNFAKTGDPNQPVPQDTKFIHTKPNRFEEVVWSKFNSKEKQYLHIGLKPRVRDNYRANKVAFWLELVPHLHNLHTELITSTTTRLPPYATRWPPRPPPGATGTRRPPPPATTPPEPEPDPGPRAYDRFPGDSRDYSTELSVTVAVGASLLFLNILAFAALYYKRDRRQELRCRRLSPPGGTGSGGLGGGPLLPTTGRELPEEELVSLQLKRGGGVGGDPGETLRPSCPPDYTLALRRAPDDMPLLAPGALTLLPSGLGPPPPPPPPTLHPFGPFPLPPPTTASHNNTLPHPHSTTRV from the exons ATGTGGCTCTTGGTGCTGTGTCTGGTGGGGCTGGTGGGGGCTCAAAGGGGAGGAGGGGGTCCAATTGGGGGTATCCCAGGGGGTCCTGGGGAGGAACGATTCCCAGTGGTTGGCACCGCGTATGGGCGTGTGCGGGGAGTTCGCAGAGAACTCAACAACGAGATCCTGGGCCCAGTGATGCAGTTCCTGGGGGTCCCCTATGCCACACCCCCTCTGGGGGCCCGACGCTTCCAGCCCCCTGAGGCACCAGCCTCTTGGCCTGGGGTGAGAAACGCTACCGCCCTCCCGCCTGCCTGCCCCCAGAACCTCCACGGTGCCCTCCCAGCCATCATGCTCCCGGTCTGGTTCACGGATAACCTGGAGGCTGCCGCTGGCTACGTGCAGAACCAGAGTGAGGACTGTCTGTACCTCAACCTCTACGTACCCACTGAGGATG GTCCGATCACAAAAAAACGTGACGAGTCGACGCTCAATCCGCCCCCGCCAGACAcag ACATCCGGGACTCGGGGAAGAAGCCGGTGATGCTGTTCCTCCACGGGGGCTCCTACATGGAGGGAACGGGGAACATGTTTGACGGCTCCGTCCTGGCCGCCTATGGCAACGTGATTGTGGTCACGCTCAACTACCGGCTCGGCGTGCTCG GGTTCCTCAGCACAGGGGACCAGGCTGCCAAGGGTAACTATGGGCTCCTCGACCAGATCCAAGCGCTGCGCTGGCTCAGTGAAAACGTGGGGCACTTTGGAGGTGACCCAGAGCGAATTACCATCTTTGGCTCTGGAGCTGGAGCCTCGTGTGTTAACCTGCTTATTCTCTCTCACCACTCTGAAG GATTGTTCCAGAAAGCCATTGCCCAGAGTGGTACAGCCATCTCCAGCTGGTCTGTAAACTATCAGCCACTCAAGTACACACAACTGTTGGCAGCCAAGGTGGGCTGTAACCAGGAAGAAAATGCTGAGGTTGTGGAATGCCTTCGAAGAAAACCCTCTCGGGAACTTGTTGATCAGGATGTCCAACCAGCTCG TTACCACATTGCCTTTGGTCCAGTGGTGGATGGTGACGTGGTTCCAGATGACCCAGAGATCCTGATGCAGCAGGGTGAATTTCTCAACTATGACATGCTGATTGGTGTTAACCAAGGTGAGGGCTTGAAGTTTGTGGAGGATTCAGCAGAGAGTGAGGATGGTGTATCAGCTAGCGCCTTTGACTTCACAGTCTCCAACTTTGTGGACAACCTTTATGGCTATCCTGAGGGCAAGGATGTCCTAAGAGAAACCATCAAGTTCATGTACACAGATTGGGCTGACCGGGACAATGGTGAAATGAGGCGAAAGACACTTCTAGCTCTTTTTACTGATCACCAGTGGGTGGCCCCAGCCGTGGCTACTGCAAAGCTTCATGCTGATTACCAATCACCTGTCTACTTCTATACTTTCTACCATCATTGCCAGGCAGAGGGCAGACCTGAGTGGGCTGATGCTGCTCATGGTGATGAGTTGCCCTACGTGTTTGGGGTGCCTATGGTGGGTGCCACGGATCTCTTTCCCTGCAACTTCTCCAAGAATGATGTCATGCTCAGCGCTGTTGTCATGACCTACTGGACCAACTTCGCCAAGACTGG TGATCCCAACCAGCCAGTTCCCCAGGATACCAAGTTCATCCACACCAAGCCCAACCGCTTTGAGGAAGTCGTGTGGAGCAAGTTCAACAGTAAGGAGAAGCAGTACCTGCATATAGGCCTCAAACCTCGAGTCCGGGACAACTACCGTGCCAACAAGGTGGCCTTCTGGCTGGAGCTTGTGCCCCACCTTCACAATCTGCACACTGAACTCATCACATCCACTACCACCCGCCTGCCACCTTATGCTACACGCTGGCCCCCTCGTCCTCCCCCAGGGGCCACAGGCACCCGCCGGCCCCCACCACCAGCCACCACTCCGCCTGAACCTGAACCAGACCCAGGACCCAGGGCCTATGATCGCTTCCCAGGGGATTCACGGGACTACTCCACAGAGCTGAGTGTCACTGTGGCTGTGGGtgcctcccttctcttcctcaacATCCTAGCCTTTGCTGCCCTGTACTACAAGCGGGACCGGCGACAGGAGCTACGATGCAGGCGGCTCAGCCCTCCTGGTGGCACAGGCTCCGGAGGGCTTGGTGGGGGCCCCCTGCTCCCTACAACTGGCCGGGAGCTACCAGAGGAGGAATTGGTGTCATTGCAGCTAAAGCGGGGAGGAGGTGTAGGAGGGGATCCAGGAGAGACCCTTCGCCCATCCTGCCCCCCTGATTATACCCTTGCCCTTCGTCGGGCACCGGACGACATGCCCCTCCTTGCCCCTGGAGCCCTTACCCTGCTGCCAAGTGGTCTGGgtccaccaccaccccctccaccccccactcTCCACCCTTTTGGGCCCTTCCCTCTGCCTCCCCCAACCACTGCCAGCCACAACAACACACTACCCCATCCCCATTCTACCACCCGAGTATAG
- the NLGN2 gene encoding neuroligin-2 isoform X2, whose translation MLPVWFTDNLEAAAGYVQNQSEDCLYLNLYVPTEDGPITKKRDESTLNPPPPDTDIRDSGKKPVMLFLHGGSYMEGTGNMFDGSVLAAYGNVIVVTLNYRLGVLGFLSTGDQAAKGNYGLLDQIQALRWLSENVGHFGGDPERITIFGSGAGASCVNLLILSHHSEGLFQKAIAQSGTAISSWSVNYQPLKYTQLLAAKVGCNQEENAEVVECLRRKPSRELVDQDVQPARYHIAFGPVVDGDVVPDDPEILMQQGEFLNYDMLIGVNQGEGLKFVEDSAESEDGVSASAFDFTVSNFVDNLYGYPEGKDVLRETIKFMYTDWADRDNGEMRRKTLLALFTDHQWVAPAVATAKLHADYQSPVYFYTFYHHCQAEGRPEWADAAHGDELPYVFGVPMVGATDLFPCNFSKNDVMLSAVVMTYWTNFAKTGDPNQPVPQDTKFIHTKPNRFEEVVWSKFNSKEKQYLHIGLKPRVRDNYRANKVAFWLELVPHLHNLHTELITSTTTRLPPYATRWPPRPPPGATGTRRPPPPATTPPEPEPDPGPRAYDRFPGDSRDYSTELSVTVAVGASLLFLNILAFAALYYKRDRRQELRCRRLSPPGGTGSGGLGGGPLLPTTGRELPEEELVSLQLKRGGGVGGDPGETLRPSCPPDYTLALRRAPDDMPLLAPGALTLLPSGLGPPPPPPPPTLHPFGPFPLPPPTTASHNNTLPHPHSTTRV comes from the exons ATGCTCCCGGTCTGGTTCACGGATAACCTGGAGGCTGCCGCTGGCTACGTGCAGAACCAGAGTGAGGACTGTCTGTACCTCAACCTCTACGTACCCACTGAGGATG GTCCGATCACAAAAAAACGTGACGAGTCGACGCTCAATCCGCCCCCGCCAGACAcag ACATCCGGGACTCGGGGAAGAAGCCGGTGATGCTGTTCCTCCACGGGGGCTCCTACATGGAGGGAACGGGGAACATGTTTGACGGCTCCGTCCTGGCCGCCTATGGCAACGTGATTGTGGTCACGCTCAACTACCGGCTCGGCGTGCTCG GGTTCCTCAGCACAGGGGACCAGGCTGCCAAGGGTAACTATGGGCTCCTCGACCAGATCCAAGCGCTGCGCTGGCTCAGTGAAAACGTGGGGCACTTTGGAGGTGACCCAGAGCGAATTACCATCTTTGGCTCTGGAGCTGGAGCCTCGTGTGTTAACCTGCTTATTCTCTCTCACCACTCTGAAG GATTGTTCCAGAAAGCCATTGCCCAGAGTGGTACAGCCATCTCCAGCTGGTCTGTAAACTATCAGCCACTCAAGTACACACAACTGTTGGCAGCCAAGGTGGGCTGTAACCAGGAAGAAAATGCTGAGGTTGTGGAATGCCTTCGAAGAAAACCCTCTCGGGAACTTGTTGATCAGGATGTCCAACCAGCTCG TTACCACATTGCCTTTGGTCCAGTGGTGGATGGTGACGTGGTTCCAGATGACCCAGAGATCCTGATGCAGCAGGGTGAATTTCTCAACTATGACATGCTGATTGGTGTTAACCAAGGTGAGGGCTTGAAGTTTGTGGAGGATTCAGCAGAGAGTGAGGATGGTGTATCAGCTAGCGCCTTTGACTTCACAGTCTCCAACTTTGTGGACAACCTTTATGGCTATCCTGAGGGCAAGGATGTCCTAAGAGAAACCATCAAGTTCATGTACACAGATTGGGCTGACCGGGACAATGGTGAAATGAGGCGAAAGACACTTCTAGCTCTTTTTACTGATCACCAGTGGGTGGCCCCAGCCGTGGCTACTGCAAAGCTTCATGCTGATTACCAATCACCTGTCTACTTCTATACTTTCTACCATCATTGCCAGGCAGAGGGCAGACCTGAGTGGGCTGATGCTGCTCATGGTGATGAGTTGCCCTACGTGTTTGGGGTGCCTATGGTGGGTGCCACGGATCTCTTTCCCTGCAACTTCTCCAAGAATGATGTCATGCTCAGCGCTGTTGTCATGACCTACTGGACCAACTTCGCCAAGACTGG TGATCCCAACCAGCCAGTTCCCCAGGATACCAAGTTCATCCACACCAAGCCCAACCGCTTTGAGGAAGTCGTGTGGAGCAAGTTCAACAGTAAGGAGAAGCAGTACCTGCATATAGGCCTCAAACCTCGAGTCCGGGACAACTACCGTGCCAACAAGGTGGCCTTCTGGCTGGAGCTTGTGCCCCACCTTCACAATCTGCACACTGAACTCATCACATCCACTACCACCCGCCTGCCACCTTATGCTACACGCTGGCCCCCTCGTCCTCCCCCAGGGGCCACAGGCACCCGCCGGCCCCCACCACCAGCCACCACTCCGCCTGAACCTGAACCAGACCCAGGACCCAGGGCCTATGATCGCTTCCCAGGGGATTCACGGGACTACTCCACAGAGCTGAGTGTCACTGTGGCTGTGGGtgcctcccttctcttcctcaacATCCTAGCCTTTGCTGCCCTGTACTACAAGCGGGACCGGCGACAGGAGCTACGATGCAGGCGGCTCAGCCCTCCTGGTGGCACAGGCTCCGGAGGGCTTGGTGGGGGCCCCCTGCTCCCTACAACTGGCCGGGAGCTACCAGAGGAGGAATTGGTGTCATTGCAGCTAAAGCGGGGAGGAGGTGTAGGAGGGGATCCAGGAGAGACCCTTCGCCCATCCTGCCCCCCTGATTATACCCTTGCCCTTCGTCGGGCACCGGACGACATGCCCCTCCTTGCCCCTGGAGCCCTTACCCTGCTGCCAAGTGGTCTGGgtccaccaccaccccctccaccccccactcTCCACCCTTTTGGGCCCTTCCCTCTGCCTCCCCCAACCACTGCCAGCCACAACAACACACTACCCCATCCCCATTCTACCACCCGAGTATAG
- the SPEM1 gene encoding LOW QUALITY PROTEIN: spermatid maturation protein 1 (The sequence of the model RefSeq protein was modified relative to this genomic sequence to represent the inferred CDS: inserted 4 bases in 3 codons; deleted 2 bases in 1 codon; substituted 1 base at 1 genomic stop codon) yields the protein MSLPHCDSPLPYKCWLPEQVHSRVGVWGGGQRWSWHPIMGDPFQQGAHSCSGPGSESCQNLGEYILIFLGLIISIIIGINVMTLLRCRLACSLNQIIHIFFQEDNTLKLTRIIPKKLLIHRPPARKQTHKPPVYQDPSVCRDPPICQNPTVPWKPPVSRNPAIYDLCTRDAMFLDLIPPGSCYQHSFLSTEPNQYLDARLPNGDDKVSQYWHPDNCQYDXDSPRPQAKELPACPPSSQIRFQKCMGKQTKRVKAKSTGLEAYVFSINPPPSHNAESHSCKETKEPGIYVYSPKFFHXVXVSPLSCNSMPSTSYVXLKGWEKKRQVWQARLAPRMPPQTLERPSQGWVYYSLEE from the exons ATGTCTCTACCCCATTGTGACTCACCTCTTCCCTACAAGTGCTGGCTTCCAGAACAAGTTCATAGTAGGGtgggagtttggggggggggtcagaggTGGTCCTGGCACCCCATCATGGGTGACCCTTTTCAGCAAGGGGCCCATTCCTGTTCAGGTCCTGGCTCTGAGAGCTGCCAGAACCTAGGCGAATATATCTTGATCTTTCTGGGCCTCATCATCTCCATCATCATTGGAATCAATGTGATGACTCTG CTCCGGTGCCGCCTTGCATGCTCTCTGAACCAAataatccatattttttttcaggaag ATAACACACTCAAGCTGACTCGAATCATTCCCAAGAAACTGCTCATCCACAGGCCTCCGGCACGGAAGCAGACACACAAACCTCCTGTCTATCAGGACCCTTCTGTCTGTAGAGATCCTCCTATCTGTCAGAATCCAACTGTCCCTTGGAAACCTCCTGTCTCTCGGAATCCTGCTATCTATGACCTCTGCACTCGGGACGCTATGTTTCTTGACCTGATCCCTCCAGGCTCCTGctatcaacattcatttttgtcaaCAGAACCTAACCAATATCTAGATGCCAGACTTCCCAATGGAGATGACAAGGTTTCCCAGTACTGGCACCCTGACAATTGCCAATATG TGGACTCTCCAAGACCTCAAGCAAAAGAGTTACCAGCTTGCCCCCCATCCTCTCAGATCCGTTTCCAAAAATGCATGGGAAAACAAACCAAGAGGGTGAAAGCAAAGTCCACGGGGCTGGAAGCTTATGTGTTCTCCATTAAC CCCCCCCCATCACATAATGCTGAGTCGCATAGCTGCAAAGAGACTAAAGAACcaggcatatatgtatattccccCAAGTTCTTCCACTAGGT TGTCAGCCCTCTAAGCTGCAACTCCATGCCCTCCACAAGCTATG CCTTAAAAGGCTGGGAAAAGAAGAGGCAGGTATGGCAAGCAAGGCTTGCCCCACGCATGCCCCCTCAGACTCTTGAAAGGCCAAGCCAAGGATGGGTATACTACTCCCTGGAGGAGTGA